From Varibaculum massiliense, a single genomic window includes:
- a CDS encoding uracil-DNA glycosylase: MSTNLEKIMHPSWAEVMTPIAPKISEMGKMLRDEGNNYLPAGGDIFRAFTYPFNQVKVLIVGQDPYPTPGNAMGLSFSVKPGVEIPKSLKNIFKELHDDLGCSAPSSGDLRPWAGQGVMLLNRVLTVTPNEAGSHRGRGWEEVTDCAISALVARDRPLVAILWGKQAQSLAPALENTPIIQSAHPSPLSASRGFFGSRPFSRTNSLLQQLGASPVNWQLP; this comes from the coding sequence ATGAGCACCAACCTGGAAAAGATTATGCACCCTTCCTGGGCCGAGGTAATGACTCCGATCGCCCCAAAAATCTCTGAAATGGGCAAGATGCTGCGCGATGAAGGCAACAACTACCTTCCCGCTGGCGGGGATATTTTTCGTGCTTTTACCTACCCCTTTAATCAGGTAAAAGTACTAATCGTTGGGCAAGATCCCTACCCTACTCCTGGGAATGCGATGGGATTATCTTTTTCGGTAAAACCAGGAGTGGAAATTCCTAAGTCTCTAAAAAATATTTTTAAGGAGCTCCATGACGACTTAGGATGCTCGGCGCCCAGCAGCGGAGATTTACGCCCTTGGGCAGGGCAGGGGGTAATGCTATTAAACAGAGTTCTTACGGTTACCCCAAACGAGGCCGGTTCCCATCGCGGACGGGGATGGGAAGAGGTAACCGACTGCGCCATTTCTGCTTTAGTAGCCCGCGATCGTCCGCTAGTGGCTATTCTCTGGGGCAAGCAAGCCCAGTCCCTAGCTCCCGCCCTTGAAAATACTCCGATTATTCAATCGGCGCATCCTTCACCTCTATCTGCTTCCCGCGGGTTCTTCGGATCCAGACCGTTCTCGCGCACTAATTCTTTGTTGCAACAGCTGGGGGCAAGCCCAGTAAATTGGCAACTTCCCTAA
- a CDS encoding LytR C-terminal domain-containing protein, translating to MSKQEFPEDEFDALGEEGPSGAHRRPVKRWQTLLPILVVLVLGPALAWGGVALMKGTGHTPTPAATKTTTTTTAATPTTPTTGPKKIAKPSEPSEKKSVASPTASVAATNKAEARVRVLNASKRSGWAKEVADKLAADGFTNPSANNSQARGLSDSTVLYRGSQFEAAAKEAAKVAGISNVQDADSGKYQIGECDIAIYLIR from the coding sequence GTGAGTAAACAAGAGTTTCCGGAAGATGAGTTCGATGCGCTGGGCGAAGAGGGTCCTTCGGGTGCTCATCGCCGTCCTGTCAAGCGTTGGCAGACGCTGCTACCTATCTTAGTGGTGTTGGTGCTAGGACCAGCTTTGGCTTGGGGGGGAGTGGCACTGATGAAAGGCACCGGACACACGCCGACTCCTGCTGCCACTAAAACTACCACCACAACCACTGCAGCGACTCCTACTACTCCTACCACCGGTCCCAAAAAAATCGCTAAACCCAGTGAGCCTTCCGAAAAGAAATCTGTGGCTAGTCCCACTGCCAGCGTTGCGGCTACGAATAAAGCGGAGGCGCGAGTGCGGGTTTTAAACGCTTCTAAGCGATCTGGCTGGGCAAAAGAGGTCGCCGATAAGCTGGCAGCTGACGGTTTCACCAACCCGAGTGCGAACAACTCTCAAGCTCGCGGATTGAGCGACTCCACTGTGCTATATCGGGGTTCCCAGTTCGAAGCCGCCGCTAAAGAGGCTGCTAAAGTCGCAGGTATTAGCAATGTGCAGGATGCCGATAGCGGCAAATATCAAATTGGGGAATGCGATATCGCTATTTATTTGATTCGCTGA
- a CDS encoding RCC1 domain-containing protein → MRDAASKRRIGLQATLAVLALLVALGILVISPAVSIAGDTKPTYEITLTPANPQPTSASPSSDSNYDPVLPGPSPTPTFNGPRIILSLRPVQPGPSPVPTFNQNPAPSETVQPIGVAQDLRRASASGSFACGLRTDGTARCWGVNKSGQLGVPITRQPAITPQTIANQPVKFTQIATGREYTCALGTDSFVYCWGDNAYGQLGQARPRNQLSGSFNPLRVTSLPADTAQIAAGGRHACALSNSGVLTCWGANEMAQVGNSTNIGNQLKPVAVMTGVKEVAAGNDHTCAVKQDGTVYCWGVKSRLDSWNNELVVDYQLRPAPVSDMKFVSLRAAGDYSCAIAENKRLYCWGINSDGQAGKPGNMSNNLGILEPELVSSLPEVGQVYLGFYGGCAVTTAGSTYCWGRNDFGQLGSNIALTQRVAATDSTAIGAAPALSGLDSRLGPNSRSTLIMGNTFTCMIDKQNNMYCLGNWAQGQLADGRRTDRLSNARTAQLTPVYSRL, encoded by the coding sequence ATGCGTGACGCAGCGTCGAAACGACGCATTGGACTCCAGGCGACCCTGGCGGTATTAGCGCTGCTAGTAGCTTTGGGGATTCTAGTCATCTCCCCTGCTGTCTCCATCGCCGGAGACACCAAACCGACCTATGAAATTACTTTAACTCCGGCAAATCCCCAGCCTACCTCCGCTTCTCCAAGTTCCGATTCCAATTATGATCCGGTGCTGCCTGGCCCCTCTCCTACTCCTACTTTTAACGGGCCGCGCATTATTTTGTCCCTGCGTCCGGTGCAGCCTGGTCCTTCTCCAGTTCCTACCTTCAACCAGAATCCTGCCCCCTCGGAAACCGTACAACCAATCGGGGTCGCCCAAGACTTGCGGCGCGCCTCGGCCTCCGGCTCTTTTGCCTGTGGTCTGCGTACCGATGGCACTGCCCGCTGTTGGGGGGTCAACAAATCCGGTCAATTGGGGGTTCCTATTACCCGGCAACCGGCGATTACCCCCCAAACTATCGCTAACCAGCCGGTGAAGTTCACTCAGATTGCCACTGGCCGTGAATACACCTGCGCCCTGGGTACCGACAGCTTCGTTTACTGTTGGGGCGATAACGCCTACGGTCAGTTGGGGCAAGCGCGCCCCCGAAATCAGCTTTCCGGCTCATTTAATCCTCTACGCGTTACATCTCTACCAGCAGATACCGCCCAGATAGCTGCCGGAGGGCGTCACGCCTGCGCCCTCTCCAATTCCGGGGTGCTCACCTGCTGGGGCGCCAATGAAATGGCACAAGTGGGTAACAGCACCAATATCGGGAACCAACTGAAACCGGTTGCGGTAATGACTGGCGTTAAAGAGGTCGCTGCCGGCAATGACCACACCTGCGCCGTCAAACAAGATGGCACCGTGTACTGCTGGGGGGTGAAGTCCCGCCTGGACTCTTGGAATAACGAGCTAGTGGTGGATTACCAGCTGCGCCCAGCTCCGGTATCCGATATGAAGTTCGTATCCTTGCGGGCAGCAGGTGATTACAGTTGCGCAATCGCCGAGAATAAACGTCTCTACTGCTGGGGAATTAACAGCGACGGACAAGCCGGTAAACCCGGGAATATGTCCAATAATCTGGGAATACTAGAACCAGAACTGGTCAGCTCCCTGCCAGAGGTGGGGCAAGTCTACCTGGGGTTTTATGGAGGATGTGCGGTGACTACTGCTGGCAGCACCTACTGCTGGGGGCGTAACGACTTCGGGCAACTCGGCTCCAATATCGCTCTCACCCAACGGGTAGCCGCCACTGACTCGACAGCTATCGGCGCTGCTCCCGCTCTTAGCGGACTGGATTCTCGCCTAGGTCCCAATTCTCGCTCCACCCTGATTATGGGTAATACTTTCACCTGCATGATCGACAAACAGAACAATATGTACTGCTTGGGTAACTGGGCGCAAGGCCAGTTGGCAGATGGGCGGCGCACCGACCGGCTTTCGAATGCTCGTACCGCGCAACTAACCCCGGTATATTCGCGCCTGTAA
- a CDS encoding malate dehydrogenase: MAECCCKKPVTVTVTGAAGNIGYALLFRIASGAMLGPDQPVKLNLLEIPQAVKAAEGTAMELNDSAFPLLAGVDIFDDPNKAFEGCSYGLLVGARPRGKGMERADLLAANGGIFGPQGKAINDHAAEDIRVLVVGNPANTNAYIAAKSAPDVPAERFTAMMRLDHNRAISQLAEKTGAAVKDIKKMIVWGNHSADQYPDLTFATVDGKPAPELVEEAWLDDYFVPTVAKRGAAIIEARGASSAASAASAAIDHMHTWALGTPEGDWSTFAGPSHGEYGVPEGLVYGMPVICKDGQYQVVEGLELPEKTKQHIVANAKAAEEEIATVKELGIL; encoded by the coding sequence ATGGCAGAATGCTGCTGCAAAAAACCTGTTACCGTGACCGTTACTGGGGCTGCCGGAAACATCGGATACGCCCTCCTGTTCCGCATCGCTTCGGGCGCTATGCTGGGTCCGGATCAGCCGGTGAAGTTGAACCTGCTGGAAATCCCGCAGGCGGTTAAGGCCGCCGAGGGCACCGCAATGGAGCTTAACGACTCTGCTTTCCCGCTGCTGGCAGGCGTGGATATTTTCGATGACCCCAATAAGGCCTTCGAGGGCTGCTCTTACGGTCTTTTGGTGGGAGCCCGTCCGCGCGGTAAGGGCATGGAGCGCGCCGACCTGCTGGCCGCTAACGGCGGTATTTTCGGCCCCCAAGGTAAAGCCATTAATGACCATGCCGCAGAGGACATTCGGGTACTAGTTGTGGGTAACCCGGCGAACACCAACGCCTATATTGCTGCCAAGTCCGCTCCGGATGTACCGGCAGAACGTTTCACCGCGATGATGCGTCTGGATCACAACCGCGCTATCTCCCAGTTGGCAGAAAAGACTGGCGCCGCGGTCAAAGACATCAAGAAGATGATTGTGTGGGGTAATCACTCTGCTGACCAATACCCTGACCTCACTTTCGCTACCGTTGACGGTAAGCCAGCTCCGGAGCTAGTGGAAGAGGCTTGGCTGGACGACTACTTCGTACCCACCGTAGCTAAGCGGGGCGCTGCCATTATCGAGGCGCGGGGTGCTTCTTCGGCGGCTTCGGCGGCTTCGGCTGCTATCGACCACATGCACACCTGGGCGCTAGGTACTCCCGAGGGCGACTGGTCCACTTTCGCCGGTCCCTCTCACGGTGAATACGGAGTTCCCGAAGGTCTAGTCTACGGTATGCCCGTCATCTGTAAGGATGGACAATACCAGGTAGTTGAAGGTCTGGAGCTACCCGAAAAGACTAAGCAGCACATCGTGGCAAACGCGAAGGCAGCTGAAGAGGAAATTGCCACCGTCAAGGAACTGGGAATCCTCTAA
- the galE gene encoding UDP-glucose 4-epimerase GalE — MSILVVGGAGYIGAHVVRLLAERGEKVVVIDDLSYGTPDRIGDAKLVQLDVASAGARKKIFQTLIDEDVTAVIHFAARKQVGESVEKPMWYYQQNVGGLANVMAAMRDAGTRQMIFSSSAAVYGQPDVPVVPEELAGKPINPYGETKLIGEWMMADCERAWGLRWIGLRYFNVAGSGWDELGDPARLNLIPMVLERLAKGQNPKIFGTDYDTPDGTCIRDYIHVRDLADAHLHALDYVASGREMENHVFNVGTGQGTSVREIVEGIREVTGIDFKIDEEARRPGDPAQLIGDTTRIRVELDWKAENGIKEILESAWSAWQAGPDRIPGL, encoded by the coding sequence ATGAGTATTTTAGTGGTAGGCGGCGCCGGCTATATTGGCGCACATGTGGTGCGACTCCTGGCTGAGCGCGGGGAAAAAGTAGTCGTGATTGACGATTTATCCTATGGCACTCCCGATCGGATTGGCGACGCCAAACTGGTACAACTAGATGTGGCCAGTGCGGGGGCGCGGAAGAAGATTTTCCAAACCTTGATTGACGAGGACGTAACGGCGGTTATTCACTTCGCGGCGCGCAAACAGGTAGGTGAATCGGTGGAAAAACCCATGTGGTACTACCAGCAAAACGTGGGGGGACTCGCGAACGTAATGGCTGCCATGCGTGATGCCGGCACTCGACAAATGATTTTCTCCTCTTCCGCCGCGGTCTACGGTCAGCCTGACGTACCGGTGGTTCCCGAAGAGCTAGCCGGTAAACCCATTAACCCCTACGGGGAAACCAAGTTGATTGGTGAATGGATGATGGCGGACTGTGAACGTGCCTGGGGTCTGCGCTGGATTGGACTGCGGTACTTCAACGTAGCGGGTTCCGGTTGGGATGAACTGGGCGATCCCGCTCGTCTCAACCTGATTCCCATGGTGTTGGAGCGTCTAGCCAAGGGACAAAATCCCAAGATTTTTGGCACCGACTATGACACCCCTGATGGTACCTGTATTCGCGACTATATTCATGTCCGCGACCTCGCCGATGCTCACCTGCATGCCCTCGACTATGTGGCTTCCGGGAGGGAAATGGAAAACCATGTCTTCAACGTAGGAACTGGGCAGGGGACTTCGGTGCGGGAAATCGTGGAGGGCATCCGCGAAGTTACCGGCATTGATTTTAAGATTGACGAGGAAGCGCGCCGCCCCGGAGATCCCGCACAGCTAATCGGAGACACTACTCGGATTCGGGTAGAACTTGATTGGAAAGCTGAAAACGGGATTAAAGAAATCCTGGAGTCCGCCTGGAGCGCCTGGCAGGCAGGTCCCGATAGAATTCCGGGACTATAG
- a CDS encoding GtrA family protein gives MGKLYAYLRSPGRITRIIKFCLVGGMNYLVDVSVFNFLRLGVLSSHPLTSKVLAAAVATIFSWVVNRYWTFRNKRTNRRMQEFLGFAVVNVLGMLPAVICLGISHYLLGLTSLLADNISANVIGLILGTILRFFLYEHTIFTGNQK, from the coding sequence GTGGGAAAACTTTACGCCTATCTGCGCTCCCCGGGACGCATCACCCGAATAATTAAGTTTTGCCTGGTGGGCGGGATGAACTATCTAGTTGACGTCTCGGTGTTCAACTTCTTAAGGCTGGGCGTCTTATCCTCTCATCCCCTGACTTCCAAAGTGCTGGCCGCGGCGGTGGCTACCATTTTTTCTTGGGTGGTTAATCGCTATTGGACATTCCGTAATAAACGCACTAACCGGCGGATGCAAGAATTCCTAGGATTTGCAGTAGTAAATGTACTAGGAATGTTACCGGCGGTTATCTGTCTAGGGATTAGCCACTACCTGCTGGGACTCACCTCGCTCCTAGCTGATAATATCTCTGCTAATGTGATCGGGCTGATACTAGGCACTATTTTGCGATTCTTTCTCTACGAACACACCATTTTCACCGGCAATCAAAAATAG
- a CDS encoding LCP family protein: protein MSSHKKSAKTYLGRIRHAVNPPYPRRLLRAVISVLVFALSFSLTGAFLVYHDLSSRVNNISTAKKLGRTPPDSYSGRAINILIIGSDSRAGEGNQALINDASEGERSDTAMVMHISKDRSQVNVVSIPRDLIVDVPACEHKDGKQSRPQRVQFNWAYSIGGEDGDRTSAVLCTWKTVEKLSGMRIDESVVVDFSGFASMIDALGGINVYIPTAIHDQRNSGLELEPGCTHFDGQQALGYARVRHGVQGSDGSDLQRIERQQAVMGIMMRTALQKNMLTSLNQLYDFIGSGLSSLSISDGISSVSELAGLGWSLQSLQPENLRFITLPVYPAPNDPNRVVINDKEVRPIWEAFINDTSLPMGIEVRDGNGKVYTIEAATSASPSASSSSASNTESTEPTPRSSNPQNKGNTASSPETTDDLVALQRKCEAEK, encoded by the coding sequence GTGAGTTCGCACAAGAAAAGCGCAAAAACCTACCTGGGGCGCATCCGTCACGCCGTAAATCCGCCCTACCCGCGTAGGCTGCTTCGGGCAGTAATTAGCGTCTTGGTATTCGCCCTATCTTTTTCTCTTACCGGGGCTTTTTTGGTTTACCATGACCTTTCTAGTCGAGTGAACAATATCAGCACTGCCAAGAAGCTGGGGCGCACTCCACCCGATTCTTACAGCGGACGCGCTATCAATATTTTGATTATTGGGTCTGATTCTCGTGCTGGGGAGGGCAATCAGGCTCTTATTAATGATGCCTCCGAGGGGGAGCGATCCGATACTGCCATGGTTATGCATATCTCCAAGGATCGCTCTCAGGTAAACGTAGTTTCAATCCCCCGTGATTTAATCGTTGATGTTCCCGCTTGCGAACATAAGGACGGAAAACAATCGCGACCGCAACGAGTGCAGTTTAACTGGGCCTATTCCATTGGCGGTGAAGACGGTGACCGTACTTCAGCAGTTCTTTGTACTTGGAAAACCGTAGAAAAGCTTTCGGGAATGCGGATTGACGAATCAGTGGTGGTCGATTTCAGCGGTTTTGCTTCCATGATTGATGCTCTAGGTGGAATTAATGTCTATATCCCTACTGCGATTCACGATCAACGGAATTCCGGGTTGGAATTAGAACCTGGATGTACCCATTTCGACGGTCAGCAAGCACTAGGTTATGCCCGCGTCCGACATGGAGTACAAGGATCGGACGGATCTGACCTGCAACGTATTGAGCGACAACAGGCAGTGATGGGAATTATGATGCGCACCGCCTTACAAAAAAATATGTTGACCTCCCTAAATCAGCTTTACGATTTTATCGGTAGCGGCTTGAGCTCTTTGAGTATCTCCGATGGGATATCTTCAGTATCCGAACTTGCCGGTTTAGGCTGGTCACTGCAATCCTTGCAGCCCGAGAATCTTCGTTTTATTACCCTGCCGGTTTATCCAGCTCCCAACGACCCCAACAGAGTGGTGATAAATGACAAAGAGGTAAGACCTATCTGGGAAGCTTTTATTAACGACACTTCTCTGCCTATGGGGATTGAAGTTCGTGATGGTAATGGCAAGGTTTACACTATTGAAGCGGCAACCTCCGCTTCCCCTTCAGCCAGCTCCAGCAGTGCCAGCAACACTGAGAGCACTGAACCTACCCCACGTTCTTCTAACCCCCAAAATAAGGGGAATACTGCCAGTTCCCCGGAGACAACCGATGACCTAGTTGCACTACAAAGGAAGTGCGAAGCAGAAAAGTAG
- a CDS encoding LCP family protein, translating into MSQQGLPESFPPPKRPRPHHWQEIPPSYAPKEKRTRPVSSNTANQQAFSSTARSQETSHLSPASAGHSARPAISRKLADGQARPKESRLANAQEIPVQVRTGSRFAGRPAPARTRVLSQDRSPEALPEPSPQLPSRLEPIPLTKERRVPRPKFKVRRIVAAVLTLTLIFVIAWPLYLWHLVDSSLNRVDALSALPAGEGETWLIAGSDKRSDGSDGGIVGADVGARTDTIMLIRKVNSIAAIVSLPRDTAANIPGYGQNKLNAAYSFGGPKLLVRTVEGISGVKVDHYVEVTMGSVTQLVDAVGGIELCLDYDVDDADSALKWQSGCHQADGATALAFSRMRQQDPKGDIGRAERQRQVVSKLADTLITPSTFLNPFKQRDLAIAGAENLTCDSDSGAWAIGKLLLAYRSAAKNNLTGAPPIANMAYYDGAHGAMVLLDQQKTPGFWSAFQKGTLQPSQYHQFQ; encoded by the coding sequence TTGAGTCAGCAAGGTCTTCCAGAATCCTTCCCCCCACCCAAACGTCCTCGACCTCACCATTGGCAGGAAATTCCGCCCTCCTATGCCCCTAAGGAAAAAAGAACTCGTCCTGTAAGCTCAAACACGGCTAACCAACAGGCATTCTCATCTACTGCTAGGAGCCAAGAAACAAGTCACCTCTCCCCTGCCTCTGCCGGTCATTCGGCTCGCCCTGCCATTTCTAGGAAACTAGCAGACGGTCAGGCACGTCCTAAAGAATCACGCTTAGCTAATGCCCAAGAAATTCCGGTACAAGTGCGCACCGGTTCACGCTTTGCCGGACGCCCAGCGCCCGCGCGTACCCGGGTATTATCTCAAGACCGCTCACCGGAAGCCTTACCCGAGCCTAGCCCGCAGCTCCCCAGTCGCCTAGAACCAATTCCCCTCACTAAAGAACGCCGAGTTCCGCGCCCGAAATTTAAAGTTCGCCGCATTGTCGCAGCAGTTCTGACTCTAACCCTGATTTTTGTTATCGCTTGGCCGCTCTATCTGTGGCATCTGGTGGATTCTTCGCTAAACCGGGTTGATGCCCTTTCGGCTCTCCCGGCTGGCGAGGGGGAAACTTGGCTAATTGCTGGCTCCGATAAGCGCTCGGACGGTAGCGATGGCGGAATCGTAGGGGCGGATGTAGGAGCTCGCACAGACACGATTATGCTAATACGTAAAGTTAACTCAATTGCTGCCATCGTATCCCTCCCCCGCGACACTGCGGCAAACATTCCCGGATATGGCCAAAACAAACTCAATGCCGCTTATTCTTTTGGCGGCCCAAAACTGCTGGTAAGAACCGTAGAAGGGATAAGCGGCGTAAAAGTCGACCATTATGTGGAAGTCACTATGGGGTCAGTGACTCAGCTGGTAGACGCAGTTGGAGGGATTGAACTCTGCTTGGATTACGACGTAGATGACGCCGATTCCGCTTTGAAATGGCAAAGTGGCTGTCACCAGGCAGATGGAGCCACCGCGCTGGCATTCTCCCGGATGCGCCAGCAAGACCCTAAAGGCGATATTGGTCGGGCGGAACGACAGCGACAGGTAGTTTCCAAGTTGGCAGACACCCTAATAACCCCTTCTACTTTCCTTAATCCCTTTAAGCAGCGTGACCTGGCAATTGCCGGAGCGGAAAACCTGACTTGTGATAGTGATTCGGGTGCCTGGGCGATCGGAAAATTGCTGCTCGCCTACCGCAGCGCCGCTAAGAACAACCTTACCGGGGCACCTCCGATTGCTAATATGGCTTACTATGATGGCGCGCATGGAGCCATGGTGCTGCTAGATCAGCAAAAAACCCCCGGTTTTTGGTCGGCCTTCCAAAAGGGTACGCTGCAACCTAGTCAATACCACCAGTTTCAGTAA
- a CDS encoding ATP-dependent helicase: MIDFNALFSGDTPTSQTLLPGGAFSSADPTYSDTPANPEEIISGLNDPQRQAVEHRGSPLLVMAGAGSGKTRVLTRRIAYLLATGRAYPSQILAITFTNKAAAEMRERVSALVGAQAGEMLVSTFHSACVRILRRYAEAANLKSSFTIYDQSDATRLVSMILKELQLDPKRFVAKKIQNRISDLKNSLIDPDTYLNSVEPGPDAEVLAKVYPIYQRRLGAANALDFDDLIMRTVQLFRSNPLVQASFCRRFRHVLVDEYQDTNHAQYILVKLLSGVSGAAINNPEGVEGAPITPAELTVVGDSDQSIYAFRGATVRNIEEFEKDFPGARTIYLEQNYRSSGNILAAANAVISHNQSRHKKKLWTDSGEGEKVGVRVSSGDRDEALSVVEEINQLVGGGYTYGDIAVFYRINAHSRLLEETLTHAGIPYRIIGGTKFYERKEIKDAIAYLQLVVNPDDTVSFTRVINTPKRSLGNKAQAALQAAANTYDVSLGRMAALVWLQEMGEKRPSAAADTNLLGMSETMPATVEVSGLASRARTSIAQFWDCLVAARQGYVEGEPLKDILQTVLTESGYLKSLEGSKDPQDGVRLDNLSEFYNVASQFSEDEPEGTLVDFLERVALVADADQLPGDQRGQVTLMTVHMAKGLEFPVVFVTGLEEGTFPHSRALGEAGEMAEERRLAYVAITRAKKKVYLTAAHNRQMWGETRWQPLSPFLLEVPSELLDQPEQLSKNNGQWDFSSDTVSSWSSGSSWGSSSSNRRSSSGYRTRGEGTYQRRTGRYRDEDTAGPAFGAGGTGKVSRRETGKVKRLGTELNARTDANASIGKAAGVGTGDRVRHDKFGEGRVIAIEGRGRSKSAKVEFSGGVTKRLLLRLAPMEKI, from the coding sequence ATGATCGATTTTAACGCGCTTTTTTCTGGCGATACTCCTACGTCCCAAACCCTGCTCCCCGGGGGAGCTTTTTCCTCTGCCGACCCCACCTATTCGGATACGCCCGCAAATCCCGAAGAGATCATTTCCGGGTTAAATGACCCGCAACGACAAGCAGTAGAGCATCGCGGCAGTCCACTGCTGGTAATGGCAGGAGCCGGATCTGGGAAAACCCGGGTGCTCACTCGCCGGATTGCCTATCTATTGGCTACCGGCAGAGCTTATCCCTCACAAATCCTGGCGATTACTTTCACCAATAAAGCTGCTGCAGAAATGCGGGAGCGGGTCAGCGCCCTGGTGGGGGCGCAAGCTGGTGAAATGCTGGTTTCAACTTTTCACTCGGCGTGCGTGAGAATCTTACGCCGCTACGCCGAGGCTGCCAATCTAAAATCCTCTTTCACTATCTATGACCAGAGTGACGCCACCCGCTTGGTTTCTATGATTCTAAAAGAGCTACAACTTGATCCCAAGCGGTTCGTAGCGAAAAAAATTCAAAATCGGATCTCAGATCTCAAGAACTCCCTAATCGATCCGGACACCTATCTGAATTCCGTGGAACCGGGCCCCGATGCGGAAGTATTGGCCAAGGTTTACCCGATTTATCAACGTCGCTTAGGGGCAGCTAATGCCCTAGACTTCGATGATTTGATTATGCGCACGGTACAGCTTTTCCGTAGCAACCCCCTGGTGCAAGCCAGTTTCTGCCGCCGTTTCCGCCACGTGCTGGTAGACGAATACCAGGACACTAACCATGCGCAATATATACTGGTCAAGTTGCTTTCAGGGGTATCTGGCGCGGCGATTAATAACCCGGAAGGCGTCGAGGGCGCCCCAATCACTCCGGCAGAACTGACCGTGGTGGGGGACTCTGACCAGTCTATCTATGCTTTTCGGGGTGCGACTGTGCGTAATATCGAAGAGTTTGAAAAAGACTTTCCGGGGGCGCGCACTATCTATCTGGAACAAAACTATCGTTCCAGTGGGAATATTTTGGCAGCGGCCAACGCGGTGATTTCGCACAACCAAAGCCGGCACAAGAAAAAGCTGTGGACCGATTCCGGTGAGGGCGAAAAAGTTGGGGTACGGGTATCTTCCGGGGACCGAGACGAAGCGCTATCGGTGGTGGAAGAAATAAATCAGCTGGTAGGTGGAGGATATACCTACGGTGATATTGCCGTTTTTTACCGGATAAATGCCCACTCGCGTCTCTTAGAAGAAACCCTGACCCATGCGGGGATTCCGTACCGGATTATCGGCGGTACCAAGTTCTATGAGCGCAAGGAAATCAAGGATGCGATTGCCTATCTACAGCTGGTGGTGAACCCCGATGACACCGTCTCTTTTACTCGCGTGATCAACACTCCCAAACGTTCCCTGGGTAACAAGGCGCAAGCGGCACTACAGGCCGCGGCGAATACTTATGATGTTTCCCTTGGGCGGATGGCAGCTTTAGTGTGGCTGCAAGAGATGGGCGAAAAGCGTCCCAGCGCGGCAGCGGATACTAACCTGTTAGGGATGAGCGAAACAATGCCGGCAACCGTCGAGGTAAGCGGGCTTGCTTCCCGGGCACGCACCAGTATCGCTCAGTTTTGGGATTGTTTAGTTGCTGCCCGTCAAGGCTATGTTGAGGGCGAGCCACTCAAGGATATTTTGCAGACGGTATTGACCGAGTCGGGATATTTGAAGTCTTTGGAGGGCTCGAAAGATCCGCAAGATGGGGTGCGCTTGGATAACCTTTCCGAGTTCTATAACGTGGCTTCCCAGTTCAGTGAGGACGAACCGGAAGGTACCCTGGTGGATTTCTTAGAACGCGTTGCCCTGGTGGCTGATGCGGATCAACTTCCAGGTGACCAACGCGGACAAGTTACTTTAATGACCGTACATATGGCGAAGGGGCTGGAATTTCCGGTAGTTTTTGTCACCGGTCTGGAAGAGGGAACTTTCCCGCACTCGCGCGCCTTAGGTGAAGCCGGGGAGATGGCAGAGGAACGGCGCCTGGCCTATGTGGCGATTACTCGCGCCAAGAAAAAAGTCTATTTGACTGCCGCCCATAATCGGCAAATGTGGGGGGAAACCCGCTGGCAGCCGCTGTCTCCGTTCCTACTAGAAGTACCGAGTGAACTTTTAGACCAACCTGAACAATTGAGTAAGAACAATGGGCAATGGGATTTTTCTTCCGATACTGTCTCCTCTTGGAGCTCCGGGAGTAGTTGGGGGAGCAGCTCTAGCAATCGCCGGAGCAGTTCTGGGTATCGCACTCGCGGTGAAGGTACCTATCAGCGCCGAACTGGTAGATACCGGGATGAAGACACCGCCGGACCGGCATTCGGAGCGGGTGGTACCGGGAAAGTATCGCGGCGCGAAACCGGGAAAGTAAAACGTCTCGGTACCGAGCTGAACGCACGCACCGATGCTAATGCTTCTATTGGCAAAGCCGCCGGGGTAGGCACCGGGGATCGGGTGCGCCATGACAAGTTCGGGGAAGGCAGAGTAATCGCGATAGAAGGGCGGGGCCGATCGAAGAGCGCCAAAGTAGAGTTCTCCGGGGGAGTAACCAAACGGCTCTTGCTACGTTTAGCACCGATGGAGAAAATCTAG